The Montipora capricornis isolate CH-2021 chromosome 6, ASM3666992v2, whole genome shotgun sequence genome has a window encoding:
- the LOC138053577 gene encoding uncharacterized protein: MTPIEASKNSNEGTVYFNLFGDMGQVTSKLKFKGGEKVRISKYKQNVFDKGYTPNWTEELFIIDKIQNTNPITYKLKDLRGEDIQGSFYEPELFKARQDVFCIDKVSRRDYKKKQALVKWKGYSDDFNSWISFKDLQTIK; the protein is encoded by the coding sequence atgacacctATAGAAGCAAGCAAAAACAGCAATGAAGGAACTGTTTACTTTAATCTATTTGGTGATATGGGGCAAGTAACATCTAAACTGAAATTTAAGGGTGGTGAAAAGGTGCGAATATCCAAGTATAAACAGAATGTGTTCGACAAGGGTTACACACCAAATTGGACAGAAGAATTATTCATAATAGATAAGATCCAAAACACTAATCCAATCacatacaaactaaaagatcttAGAGGTGAAGATATTCAAGGgagtttttatgaacctgaattattcAAAGCCAGACAGGATGTTTTCTGTATTGATAAAGTCAGTCGGAGAGATTACAAGAAGAAACAAGCGTTGGTGAAGTGGAAGGGATATAGTGATGACTTCAACAGTTGGATATCGTTTAAGGACTTACAAACAATCAAGTGA